The following are encoded together in the Ezakiella massiliensis genome:
- the tuf gene encoding elongation factor Tu, producing the protein MAKEKFERTKPHVNIGTIGHVDHGKTTTTAAITLVLNKRFGSGEFIDYAHIDKAPEERERGITISTSHVEYETPNRHYAHVDCPGHADYVKNMITGAAQMDGAILIVSAADGPMPQTREHILLARQVGVPKMVVFLNKEDQVDDPELIELVEMEVREMLSEYDFDGDNTPIVVGSALKALEDPDGEWGDKIVKLMEAVDEWIPTPERATDQPFLMPVEDVFTITGRGTVATGRVERGTVKVGDTVELVGLTDQPRDVVVTGVEMFRKLLDQAEAGDNIGVLLRGVQRDEIERGQVLAAPKTIKAHTKFKAEVYVLTKEEGGRHTPFFNGYRPQFYFRTTDVTGNIELEEGVEMVMPGDNARFTIELITPIAIEKGLKFAIREGGRTVGAGVVTEIVE; encoded by the coding sequence ATGGCAAAAGAAAAATTTGAAAGAACCAAACCGCATGTCAACATCGGTACAATCGGACACGTTGACCACGGTAAAACAACAACAACAGCAGCAATCACACTTGTACTAAACAAGAGATTTGGCTCGGGTGAATTCATCGACTATGCACACATCGACAAAGCACCAGAAGAAAGAGAAAGAGGAATCACAATCTCAACCTCACACGTAGAATACGAAACACCAAACAGACACTACGCACACGTAGACTGTCCAGGCCACGCTGACTACGTAAAGAACATGATCACAGGTGCAGCCCAAATGGACGGCGCAATCTTAATCGTAAGTGCAGCAGACGGACCAATGCCACAAACAAGAGAACACATCCTACTAGCAAGACAAGTAGGCGTACCAAAAATGGTAGTATTCTTAAACAAAGAAGACCAAGTAGACGACCCAGAACTAATCGAACTAGTAGAAATGGAAGTAAGAGAAATGCTCTCAGAATACGACTTCGATGGCGACAACACACCAATCGTAGTAGGATCAGCCTTAAAAGCACTAGAAGATCCAGACGGAGAATGGGGAGATAAAATCGTAAAACTCATGGAAGCAGTAGACGAATGGATCCCAACACCAGAAAGAGCAACAGATCAACCATTCCTAATGCCAGTAGAAGACGTCTTCACAATCACCGGCCGTGGAACAGTAGCCACAGGAAGAGTAGAAAGAGGAACAGTCAAAGTAGGCGACACAGTAGAACTAGTAGGCCTAACAGACCAACCAAGAGACGTAGTAGTAACAGGCGTAGAAATGTTTAGAAAACTCCTCGACCAAGCAGAAGCAGGAGACAACATCGGTGTACTACTAAGAGGTGTACAAAGAGACGAAATCGAAAGAGGACAAGTCTTAGCAGCACCAAAAACAATCAAAGCACACACCAAATTCAAAGCAGAAGTATACGTCCTAACCAAAGAAGAAGGCGGAAGACACACACCATTCTTCAACGGCTACAGACCACAATTCTACTTCAGAACAACAGACGTAACAGGAAACATCGAACTAGAAGAAGGCGTAGAAATGGTAATGCCAGGAGACAACGCAAGATTCACAATCGAACTCATCACACCAATCGCAATAGAAAAGGGATTAAAGTTCGCTATTCGTGAGGGAGGCCGTACAGTAGGCGCGGGAGTAGTAACAGAAATCGTAGAATAA
- a CDS encoding serpin family protein → MKKILLILSILMAINFTACKKTGDDNFGRIKGEASEPDEKTIAFNNAAGLKGFEDIMEASNILKGDINDEILQGANLIYSPYSANSVYSLLARYSKAMENEEVFPGFPMKDLETYKLNPSLIDSRSLFLVNSQPDTPIKALDGDGVLKVVGFPDQASDLAKKLQKEVLGEVLLEPDYKDMDLSIINATRFFGGWEDEFDKDLTKDDKFKTFDGEVTVPFMNQELIDQTGYQTEYLAATHKEAKVDKERARVYFMVPKEVDGISREDLYKKALEDMVDAITNYKYSDHYSAIILKTPKIDLTSNIDLFKTMEKNERDFVNKDFAVDQNVQNPSDESYRTRSIKQVAKLKIDEKKVEAKAVTILEGDLTATPIDNEKILEVICDKPYFVIITSPYKDGELITFMALITNPK, encoded by the coding sequence ATGAAAAAAATTCTTTTAATTCTATCAATATTAATGGCCATAAATTTTACCGCCTGCAAGAAGACTGGCGATGATAATTTTGGCAGGATAAAAGGTGAGGCAAGCGAACCTGATGAAAAGACCATAGCCTTTAACAATGCAGCCGGCCTCAAGGGCTTTGAAGATATTATGGAGGCGTCCAATATTTTAAAGGGCGACATAAATGATGAAATTTTGCAAGGGGCAAACTTGATTTACTCGCCCTATTCTGCAAACTCGGTTTATAGTCTCTTGGCCCGCTATTCGAAGGCCATGGAAAATGAAGAGGTCTTCCCCGGTTTTCCTATGAAAGATTTAGAGACTTATAAATTAAATCCATCGCTAATCGATTCCAGATCATTATTTTTAGTTAACAGCCAACCAGATACTCCCATCAAGGCCTTGGACGGCGACGGGGTTTTAAAGGTCGTCGGTTTTCCAGACCAAGCTTCTGACCTGGCAAAAAAATTGCAAAAAGAGGTCCTGGGCGAGGTCCTCTTGGAACCTGACTACAAGGACATGGACCTTTCAATTATAAACGCGACCAGGTTTTTCGGCGGCTGGGAAGACGAATTTGACAAAGACCTAACCAAAGACGACAAGTTCAAGACCTTTGACGGCGAAGTCACAGTCCCCTTTATGAATCAAGAGCTTATAGACCAAACCGGCTACCAAACTGAATACTTGGCCGCCACCCACAAGGAGGCCAAGGTCGACAAGGAAAGGGCCCGTGTCTACTTTATGGTGCCCAAGGAAGTGGATGGCATAAGCCGTGAAGACCTTTACAAAAAGGCCTTGGAGGATATGGTCGACGCCATTACAAATTACAAATACTCAGACCACTATTCAGCCATAATTTTAAAGACGCCAAAGATTGATTTGACTTCTAATATCGACCTCTTTAAAACCATGGAAAAAAATGAGAGGGACTTTGTAAACAAAGACTTTGCCGTTGACCAAAATGTACAAAATCCAAGCGATGAATCCTATAGGACCAGATCTATCAAGCAAGTGGCTAAGCTCAAGATCGACGAAAAAAAAGTTGAAGCCAAGGCCGTGACCATTCTGGAAGGAGATCTGACAGCCACACCGATTGATAATGAAAAAATCCTAGAAGTCATCTGCGACAAGCCATATTTTGTTATAATCACCAGCCCCTATAAGGACGGCGAGCTCATAACCTTTATGGCCCTGATCACCAATCCCAAATAA
- a CDS encoding TFIIB-type zinc ribbon-containing protein, producing the protein MATDEDIKIRDINSGLKDGQVKCPKCGATDIETNTKTGKLRCNFCRHEFELELAPEDADISTLEGTTMGTGAADIDQSYEDMVTVKCESCGAEVVIDTKTNTQARCHWCRNTLSINNIIPNGAIPDVILPFKVTKADAQDEIGKFVKSRRFFASPQFSREFTTENICGVYLPYMLVDVNAHMNLWGEGQIERASYEVGTGDDKQTKYDADVYEVERDFDILIDDLSIEASSDKLNYTAKDKTTNIINAIMPFDTENCVKFNAGYMKGYTSEKRDSNIDALRDTVEAQSSDVARLAAKETIEEYDRGVRWEDETYTVKGDSWKAAYLPVWLYSYMETKKNKNLLHYVAVNARTKETMGSVPINFKKLFLYSVLVEIFGGIAAFFLRMLAAMPFFDDTKIQDNKEFAWILLLSGIVFYYMIYLRYRNADERHHYEDETKHEISNLHCEDKFIKRLTGLSKEYIEGENSSELKGNQLDLSQNERIKKAKEKGVFDEALEGKKRLNKELDQAEAKKKNKRAKED; encoded by the coding sequence ATGGCTACAGATGAAGACATTAAAATCAGAGACATAAATAGCGGTCTCAAAGATGGTCAGGTCAAGTGCCCCAAGTGCGGGGCGACCGACATCGAAACCAATACCAAGACCGGCAAGCTCAGATGCAATTTCTGCCGGCACGAATTTGAATTAGAATTGGCACCCGAGGACGCAGACATCAGCACACTCGAGGGCACAACCATGGGCACAGGCGCGGCCGACATCGACCAATCCTACGAGGACATGGTAACTGTTAAGTGCGAATCCTGCGGGGCAGAGGTCGTTATCGATACCAAGACCAATACCCAAGCCCGTTGCCACTGGTGCAGGAACACCCTGTCCATCAACAATATAATTCCAAACGGGGCAATCCCAGACGTCATCCTGCCCTTTAAGGTCACAAAGGCCGACGCCCAAGATGAAATCGGCAAATTTGTTAAGTCCAGAAGATTTTTTGCCAGCCCACAATTTTCCAGGGAATTTACCACAGAAAATATTTGCGGCGTCTACCTGCCCTACATGCTGGTCGATGTAAACGCCCACATGAATCTCTGGGGCGAGGGGCAAATCGAAAGGGCCTCCTACGAAGTTGGCACAGGCGACGACAAACAAACAAAATACGACGCCGACGTCTACGAAGTCGAGAGGGATTTTGATATTTTAATTGACGACCTGTCAATCGAAGCCAGCTCAGACAAACTCAATTACACGGCCAAGGACAAGACGACCAATATTATAAATGCAATCATGCCTTTTGATACAGAAAATTGTGTTAAATTTAATGCAGGCTACATGAAGGGCTACACCTCAGAAAAAAGAGACAGCAATATAGATGCCCTTCGCGACACAGTCGAGGCCCAAAGCTCTGACGTGGCAAGACTTGCAGCCAAGGAAACAATCGAAGAATACGACAGAGGCGTTAGATGGGAAGACGAAACTTATACAGTCAAGGGCGACTCGTGGAAGGCAGCCTACCTACCAGTATGGCTTTACTCCTACATGGAAACCAAGAAAAATAAAAACCTCCTCCACTATGTCGCAGTAAACGCCAGGACCAAGGAAACCATGGGGAGCGTCCCCATCAATTTCAAAAAATTATTCCTCTACTCAGTATTGGTAGAAATATTTGGTGGGATCGCAGCATTTTTTTTGAGAATGCTGGCAGCCATGCCATTCTTTGACGACACTAAGATTCAAGACAACAAAGAGTTTGCCTGGATTCTCCTCCTATCGGGTATCGTATTTTACTACATGATATATCTAAGGTATAGAAACGCAGATGAAAGACACCACTACGAAGACGAGACCAAGCACGAGATTAGTAATTTGCACTGTGAAGATAAATTTATTAAGAGGCTCACTGGTTTAAGCAAAGAATATATAGAAGGGGAAAACTCTTCAGAGCTCAAGGGCAACCAGCTTGACTTAAGTCAAAATGAACGCATCAAAAAAGCCAAAGAGAAAGGCGTCTTTGACGAGGCCCTAGAGGGCAAGAAGCGACTAAACAAAGAACTTGATCAGGCTGAGGCCAAGAAAAAGAACAAAAGAGCCAAGGAAGATTAA
- a CDS encoding sensor histidine kinase has translation MTLLDLNTYQLAILFIINTGLLVVAIKAVVEVAFIKARSKYFLQTVVILILSIFPIQVLAELGNGDFYLAKTFVDLSLYAFIAYDILLIVLEFIFAISFVKINRQTIGKNSVKKSMDNLPDGICFSKMDGTPLLVNRMMQDISFAVFGKMLANDLVCAKDIKNNNIKEGSKILQRDPLVIEAMGRTWQIKVIPHENVRETLAYDITLEWALYQQIQEKNKQIEKMNASLKDYQINVGKYTRQKEILQAKIKIHDKIGQSLIYFKRYLDMDVKTKEDRDKLISLWMESLVMLDEKSEDPDSAKSINKFKKLISTAKDIGVTVNVNGKLPAEDGDLNLLVKIVHESLNNAIRHGQAKNIWIDLDEDDINIHSRIKNDGIIIHGPIIEKGGLKNIRQIIESCGGKMKIQSDSHFILDLTWPKGGNHDL, from the coding sequence ATGACTCTCTTAGACCTAAACACCTACCAACTGGCGATTTTATTTATAATTAACACGGGGCTCTTGGTAGTTGCCATCAAGGCTGTGGTAGAGGTGGCCTTTATCAAGGCCCGGTCCAAGTATTTTTTGCAAACAGTAGTTATTTTAATCTTGAGCATTTTTCCCATACAAGTTTTGGCAGAGCTGGGAAACGGTGACTTTTACTTGGCCAAGACCTTTGTCGACCTGTCCCTCTACGCATTTATCGCCTACGATATCTTGCTGATTGTACTTGAATTTATTTTTGCAATAAGTTTTGTGAAAATAAATAGACAGACCATAGGCAAAAACTCTGTTAAAAAAAGCATGGACAACCTGCCAGACGGGATTTGCTTTTCAAAGATGGATGGAACACCCCTTCTCGTCAACAGGATGATGCAAGACATTAGCTTCGCCGTCTTTGGTAAGATGCTGGCAAACGACCTGGTCTGCGCTAAGGACATAAAAAATAACAATATAAAAGAAGGATCTAAGATTTTGCAAAGAGACCCCCTTGTAATCGAGGCCATGGGAAGGACTTGGCAGATAAAAGTGATCCCTCACGAAAATGTGAGGGAGACCTTGGCCTATGATATTACACTTGAGTGGGCCCTCTATCAGCAAATCCAAGAAAAAAATAAACAGATAGAAAAGATGAACGCCAGCCTAAAAGACTACCAAATAAATGTTGGCAAGTACACCCGGCAAAAGGAAATCCTCCAGGCCAAGATTAAAATCCACGACAAGATTGGCCAGTCGCTCATATATTTTAAGCGCTATCTGGACATGGATGTAAAGACCAAGGAGGACCGGGACAAGCTCATAAGTCTTTGGATGGAAAGCTTGGTCATGCTGGATGAAAAAAGCGAAGACCCAGATTCAGCAAAGTCCATAAATAAATTTAAAAAACTCATTTCAACTGCCAAGGATATTGGGGTGACAGTAAATGTCAACGGCAAATTGCCGGCTGAAGATGGCGATTTAAACTTGCTGGTTAAAATCGTCCACGAATCACTCAACAACGCCATCCGCCACGGTCAGGCCAAAAATATTTGGATTGACCTTGATGAGGACGACATAAATATCCACTCAAGGATAAAAAACGACGGCATCATTATCCATGGGCCCATAATAGAAAAAGGCGGCCTGAAAAATATCCGCCAAATAATTGAAAGCTGCGGCGGCAAAATGAAAATCCAATCTGATTCCCATTTCATTTTAGACCTGACCTGGCCAAAAGGAGGAAACCATGACTTATAG
- a CDS encoding response regulator transcription factor yields the protein MTYRIMIVDDQFVSREMFKLYISQCPDYEVAYCVDTAMFADTYVLNSKIDLVIMDILMQDGSNGLEAAEKIKKLKPDLKIIAVTSMPEISWMDKAREIGIESFWYKEVSKETILEIIERTLAGESVYPSETPEVALGMVKSTELTPREIQVLRLLTTGVGNDEIAETLNISLNTVKTHIQHLLDKTGFANRTQLAIQARVTGFVIEDE from the coding sequence ATGACTTATAGAATTATGATAGTAGACGACCAATTCGTATCGCGCGAAATGTTTAAACTCTATATAAGCCAATGCCCGGACTATGAAGTGGCCTATTGCGTGGACACAGCCATGTTTGCAGACACCTATGTCCTAAACTCCAAAATAGACCTGGTCATAATGGATATACTCATGCAAGACGGATCCAACGGCCTTGAAGCCGCGGAAAAAATTAAAAAATTAAAACCTGACCTCAAGATCATCGCCGTCACCTCTATGCCCGAAATATCCTGGATGGATAAAGCCAGAGAAATCGGCATCGAAAGCTTTTGGTACAAGGAAGTCTCCAAAGAAACAATACTTGAAATCATAGAAAGGACACTCGCCGGCGAATCCGTTTATCCATCTGAAACTCCAGAAGTGGCTCTGGGCATGGTCAAGTCGACCGAACTCACGCCCAGGGAAATTCAAGTCCTCCGCCTCCTCACCACAGGAGTCGGCAACGACGAAATCGCAGAAACCCTAAACATATCCTTAAATACAGTAAAAACCCACATCCAACATCTCTTGGATAAGACGGGCTTTGCTAATAGGACACAGTTGGCGATACAGGCGAGGGTTACTGGCTTTGTCATCGAAGACGAGTAA
- a CDS encoding SHOCT domain-containing protein — protein MGFIKAFTGGLGGTFADQWLDFYGPGALQSGTLGIFPAKPQGQNAGRGENTKGNNNIISNGSKIVVPEGTALITMQDGMITGIINEPGGFIFSSDDPNSQSIFAGDGLSASIIKSTWDKIKFGGQAGAEQLAFYVNLKEIPKNRFGTQSEIYWDDAFFGTQVGAVTRGTYTLKIVDPLLFVKNFVPQKYLVANAPAFDFADMDNEAAEELFNEVVSSLSAAFSNYTNDPSKGNRMSKIQGDQIGFAKSLSEAVEDGYEWRSTRGLEIAKTAILAIEYDEDTKALMSDVKKADALSGNRGNSFFQQAAARGMQAAGENGGGANMAFMGMGMNAAGNMMGATQQEGGQNSYQPNFGGGQNQNANQNANQNANQDPTEKLIQMKKLLDAGVITQEEFDKAKKDLLGI, from the coding sequence ATGGGATTTATTAAAGCATTTACAGGCGGTTTAGGCGGCACTTTTGCTGACCAATGGTTGGACTTTTACGGACCAGGCGCGCTACAGTCGGGCACACTGGGAATTTTCCCAGCCAAGCCCCAAGGACAAAACGCCGGCCGTGGCGAAAACACCAAGGGCAACAACAATATTATTTCAAACGGGTCCAAGATCGTGGTTCCCGAAGGCACAGCCCTTATCACCATGCAAGACGGGATGATTACAGGCATTATCAACGAGCCAGGCGGATTTATTTTCTCGTCTGACGATCCAAATTCACAAAGCATTTTTGCAGGCGACGGCTTGTCGGCATCCATTATCAAGTCCACCTGGGATAAGATTAAATTTGGCGGCCAAGCAGGCGCTGAACAATTGGCCTTTTATGTAAACCTCAAGGAAATTCCTAAAAACAGGTTTGGGACCCAAAGCGAAATTTATTGGGACGACGCCTTTTTTGGCACCCAAGTCGGCGCAGTCACCAGGGGCACTTACACCCTAAAGATTGTCGACCCACTCCTCTTCGTCAAAAACTTTGTCCCACAAAAATACTTGGTGGCAAACGCACCTGCCTTTGACTTTGCAGACATGGACAACGAAGCGGCCGAAGAATTATTTAACGAAGTCGTTTCATCATTATCAGCTGCATTTTCAAACTACACCAACGATCCATCCAAGGGCAACCGCATGTCCAAGATCCAAGGCGACCAAATCGGTTTTGCAAAATCCTTGTCAGAGGCGGTTGAAGACGGTTACGAATGGAGGTCCACCAGGGGCCTTGAAATTGCAAAGACAGCCATCCTTGCCATTGAATATGACGAAGACACCAAGGCTCTTATGTCCGATGTTAAAAAAGCGGACGCACTTTCAGGCAATCGTGGCAATTCCTTCTTCCAACAAGCAGCAGCCAGGGGTATGCAAGCGGCTGGTGAAAACGGCGGCGGTGCCAATATGGCCTTTATGGGCATGGGCATGAACGCAGCTGGCAATATGATGGGAGCCACCCAACAAGAGGGCGGACAAAATTCCTATCAGCCAAACTTTGGAGGCGGACAAAATCAAAACGCAAATCAAAATGCAAATCAAAACGCAAATCAAGACCCAACTGAAAAATTAATCCAGATGAAAAAACTTTTAGACGCAGGAGTTATTACTCAAGAGGAATTTGACAAGGCTAAAAAAGATTTGCTAGGCATATAG
- a CDS encoding serpin family protein produces the protein MKKILLILSILMAINFAACKKSEYTIGGDKNFGTIKDKIADPDEKTIAFNNAAGLKGFEDIMDASNILKGNINSEILKGDNLIYSPHSANSVYSLLARYSKIMESEEVFPGFPMKDLQTYKLKPSLIDSRSLFLVNNEPDTGIKALGGDGILKVVGFPDQAKDLAVELQKQVLGEVLLEPNYKDMDLSIINATRFFGAWEDEFDKDLTADDKFKTFDGEVTAPFMNQELLGKIGYQTEYFTAVYKEAKVDKERARVYFMVPKEVDGMSREDLYKKALEDMVDAITNEKYFDRYDVVLKTPKIDLTSNIDLLKTMENNKSEFINKDFAVDQNVQNPSDETYRTRSIKQVAKLKIDEKKVEAKAVTILAGVKSEPAIEEVKILKVICDKPYFVIITSPSVDGELITFMALITNPQ, from the coding sequence ATGAAAAAAATTCTTTTAATTCTATCAATATTAATGGCCATAAATTTTGCCGCCTGCAAAAAATCCGAATATACAATTGGCGGCGATAAAAATTTCGGCACTATCAAGGATAAAATTGCCGATCCTGACGAAAAGACCATCGCCTTTAACAATGCGGCCGGCCTCAAGGGCTTTGAAGATATAATGGATGCGTCCAATATTTTAAAGGGCAACATAAATTCAGAAATTTTAAAAGGGGACAATTTAATTTACTCGCCCCATTCCGCAAATTCTGTTTATAGTTTACTGGCCCGTTATTCCAAAATTATGGAAAGCGAAGAGGTCTTCCCCGGCTTTCCTATGAAGGATTTACAGACCTACAAGCTAAAGCCATCGCTAATCGATTCCAGATCTCTGTTTTTAGTTAACAATGAGCCGGATACGGGCATCAAGGCCTTGGGCGGCGACGGAATTTTAAAGGTCGTCGGCTTCCCAGACCAAGCCAAAGACTTGGCAGTAGAATTGCAAAAGCAAGTCCTGGGCGAAGTCCTCTTGGAACCCAACTACAAGGACATGGACCTCTCAATTATAAATGCGACCAGATTTTTTGGAGCCTGGGAAGATGAATTTGACAAAGACTTAACGGCAGACGACAAGTTCAAGACCTTTGACGGCGAAGTCACAGCCCCCTTTATGAATCAAGAGCTTCTGGGCAAAATCGGCTACCAAACTGAATATTTTACCGCCGTCTACAAGGAAGCCAAGGTTGACAAGGAAAGGGCCCGCGTATACTTTATGGTCCCCAAGGAAGTGGACGGGATGAGCCGTGAAGACCTTTACAAGAAGGCCCTTGAAGACATGGTCGATGCCATTACAAATGAAAAATACTTTGACCGCTACGATGTCGTTTTGAAAACGCCAAAGATTGATTTAACTTCTAATATCGACCTCTTAAAAACCATGGAAAATAATAAGAGTGAATTTATAAATAAAGACTTTGCCGTAGACCAAAATGTCCAAAATCCAAGCGATGAGACCTATAGGACCAGGTCCATCAAGCAGGTGGCCAAACTCAAGATAGACGAGAAAAAAGTTGAAGCCAAGGCCGTGACCATACTGGCAGGAGTAAAGTCAGAACCAGCAATCGAAGAAGTAAAAATCTTAAAAGTCATCTGCGACAAGCCATATTTTGTCATAATCACCAGCCCATCCGTGGACGGCGAACTCATAACTTTTATGGCACTTATCACAAATCCCCAATAA
- a CDS encoding IS3 family transposase: protein MFKRVEEDSTSRKNEEKTRIAEDLRRQYPLKTILEVIGLARSTFYHNLDRMREPDKDSELKLKMLEIREAHPNYGLRRIHAVLKMDEEINIKKVHRLYKELGMQIKTKKTRKPYTFLGSLKDIPNRIKRRFDSTMPNLKLFTDTTYVKIYKDKENYTWAYLNAFIDGFDRKIISYNVVDNMRKEPFIDLAKETIRKTNNAEYRRTFHSDQGIIYFSKEYQDLLKENNIYQSMSRKGNCLDNSVIESFWSVIKREKLSKTKFKSLEQLQKAVDEFVEYYNNTRIKEKNNYLSPNEKRAKYYEEKERA, encoded by the coding sequence ATATTTAAAAGAGTTGAGGAGGATTCGACTTCAAGAAAAAACGAAGAAAAAACAAGGATTGCCGAAGACCTCCGAAGACAATACCCACTAAAGACAATTCTTGAAGTAATAGGACTAGCTAGATCCACCTTCTACCACAATCTAGACAGAATGAGAGAGCCTGACAAAGACTCAGAACTAAAACTTAAAATGCTAGAAATAAGAGAAGCTCATCCAAACTATGGACTAAGAAGAATACACGCAGTATTAAAGATGGATGAAGAAATAAACATAAAAAAAGTCCATAGACTATACAAAGAACTGGGCATGCAAATAAAAACCAAGAAAACCAGAAAACCATACACATTCCTAGGAAGCCTAAAAGACATACCAAACAGAATAAAAAGAAGATTTGACTCCACAATGCCAAATCTAAAACTCTTTACAGACACAACCTATGTAAAAATATATAAAGACAAAGAAAACTATACATGGGCCTACCTAAACGCCTTCATAGATGGATTTGACAGGAAAATAATCTCATACAACGTAGTAGACAACATGAGAAAAGAACCCTTCATAGATCTAGCAAAAGAAACCATAAGAAAAACCAATAATGCAGAATACAGAAGAACATTTCATTCAGACCAAGGCATCATATACTTCAGTAAAGAATACCAAGACCTACTAAAAGAAAATAATATCTACCAAAGCATGTCAAGAAAAGGCAACTGCCTAGACAACTCAGTCATAGAAAGCTTCTGGTCAGTAATTAAAAGAGAAAAACTAAGTAAAACAAAATTCAAAAGCCTAGAGCAGTTACAAAAGGCAGTAGATGAATTTGTGGAATACTACAACAACACAAGAATAAAAGAAAAGAACAACTACCTAAGCCCCAATGAAAAAAGGGCCAAGTATTACGAAGAAAAAGAAAGAGCATAA
- a CDS encoding copper amine oxidase N-terminal domain-containing protein, whose amino-acid sequence MKDFKKTILLLLAAVFILTSARAVQAKGEIKIYLNDQIIKTDQAPIVVNQRVLVPIRVIAENMGASVNYEPSEKLVSIQKGMISIALCIGDSSIWYSDDVKAGPIQIDVPATAKNGRTLVPLRAIVELFDMDVKWDGKKNAVYINDKAISYLQDEINIDNAGEEVLKALLDLGLVTKDAYVSEVSEYEMDQYDCKDEGFWVVIRKDNPIDKNLAELLGHYFMNKKQTVLMKLDVAHDKFVPIFAVN is encoded by the coding sequence ATGAAAGACTTTAAAAAAACGATTTTGCTTTTACTGGCGGCTGTATTCATTTTAACAAGCGCACGGGCAGTCCAAGCCAAGGGCGAAATCAAAATCTACTTAAATGACCAAATTATTAAGACCGACCAGGCGCCAATTGTCGTCAACCAAAGGGTCCTAGTCCCCATTCGGGTCATAGCCGAAAACATGGGGGCAAGTGTAAACTACGAGCCAAGTGAAAAGCTGGTTTCAATTCAAAAAGGCATGATCAGTATTGCCCTTTGCATTGGCGATTCGTCCATCTGGTACTCGGACGACGTAAAAGCTGGGCCAATCCAAATCGATGTGCCAGCAACGGCGAAAAACGGGCGGACCTTGGTCCCGCTTAGGGCCATTGTAGAACTCTTTGACATGGACGTCAAATGGGACGGCAAAAAGAATGCTGTCTATATAAATGACAAGGCTATCTCATACTTGCAAGATGAGATCAACATAGACAATGCAGGCGAAGAAGTTTTAAAAGCACTCTTAGACCTAGGACTGGTAACAAAGGACGCCTATGTATCTGAAGTTAGTGAATATGAAATGGACCAATACGACTGCAAGGACGAGGGTTTCTGGGTCGTCATTAGAAAGGATAATCCAATCGACAAAAATTTGGCGGAACTTCTTGGCCATTACTTTATGAATAAGAAACAAACTGTGCTTATGAAGCTCGATGTCGCTCACGATAAATTCGTGCCAATATTCGCAGTTAATTAA